The DNA segment TCCATAAGTCTTGCACTGCAGGTCCTTGACGGCAATCGTCAAAATCCAATAGTGTGACCTTATCACGCCACAAAATATTACCGGCGTGTAAATCCCCATGTAAGCGAATTAACTGCGTATCATCCGGCTTATATTGCAGCGTAATTTCTTTTTCCAACGCATCATAAACATCAAAAAATGCTGTTTCTAAACGCTTAGGTATAAAACTATTCTGTTGCAATATCTGCTTGGGTGCTTGTACAAACTCGGCGATCGATAATGTAGGTCGATACAAAAATGATTGCTGGCTTGCAAGTTGATGCACGCGACCTAAGTTACGTCCAACAGACTCCAATGCATCGAGGTTATCCACTTCAATAGGACGACCACCTGCACTCGGAAAAATGGCCAAGCGATAGCCTTGATAAATGAATAAACTACGACCATCAAATTGTAACGGCGCAACCACATCAATATCAGCAGACTTTAACTGCAGAGAAAAATCATGTTCTTCTTGGATCTGTTCATCACTCCAACGCACAGGACGATAAAACTTCACCACAAAACGTTGATGATCTTCATCATGAAATTGAAACACACGATTTTCATAGCTGTTTAATTCCAACAATCCTGAATCCACACGGATACCAATAGATTCTATCGCATCCAACATAAAGTCTGGGGAAAGTAAACTGTAATCAACAGGCAGGTTTTTCATTATTATTTCCTAAAGTACTAATTTATATATCTAAATAACCGTCATAGACGTACAACAGATCTTAGATTGGATACAATAATAGCAAGCCCAGTATCACTGAGCTTGCTATTTACTTTAACTTACATTGATTATAAAGCTATTTATAATTGCTGGTTAGCACTATAACTGGCTGATAAAACGGCTTTGCTGGGTAAAAACATAATGCTCATTGCCAAGCTCGGTGATCACAAAGTTTATTTTAATCACCGGTTGGTTCAGATCAAACGGGTCGATGGCTAAACTCACGGGCTGAACTAACAATTCACCCGGCAATACTTCAATTTCACGTGGACCAAACCACTCATGATCAGGCACGTCAGTAACAGATAAACTGTATTTTTGGGTAAATGAAGTCTTATTGATAATTTTCAGTGTATAGGTATTTTCAATATTACCATCCGAATTCTCACTATAGAGTGCGTTTCGGTCGCGGATAATATCCATTTGTACTGGTGAAATACTCATCACTCTCATCGCAAACATCACGGTCATTAACGTCATAACAATACCGTAACCAACTAACTTGAATCTACTTTTCTGATGAGGCTTATTATTTAGGTCATTTTCAGACGTATAGCGGATCAAGCCTTTCGGGTAGTTCATCCGTTCCATCGTTTGATCACACGCATCAATACAAGCGCCACAGTTAATGCACTCATATTGTAGACCGTCACGAATATCGATACCAGCAGGACATACTTGCACACAAAGATTACAGTCTATACAATCGCCCAGACCTTGCGCTTTGTGGTCGACTTTACGTGAACGTGGGCCTCTTGCTTCTCCGCGGTTGAAATCGTAACCGACAATTAAGGTATCAGTATCAAACATTGCCGATTGGAAACGTGAATATGGGCACATGTGGATACACATAATACTGCGCATCCAGCCTGCATTACCATAGGTACAAAATGCAAAAAATAGCACCCAGAAATACACAGTGCTACTTGCCTGCAACGTGAAAAATTCGATATAAAGGTCGAAAATAGGCACAAAATAAGCCATGAATGCAAGGCCGGTAATCACTGAAAAGCTTAACCATGCGGTGTGTTTAAGCACTTTCTTTTTAACTTTATCAACCGTTACTGGTCCTTGGTTTAACTTCAAACGTTTATTGGCTGAACCTTCTATTTTTTCTTCAAACCAAATAAAAATAAACGTCCAAATTGTTTGTGGACACATAAAGCCACACCACACCCGGCCTAAATAAGCGGTGACAAAGAATAATGCAAAGGCACCAACAATCAACAATAACGCTAATAACATCAGATCTTGAGGGAAAATAGTTAGGGCAAAGATATGA comes from the Moritella yayanosii genome and includes:
- a CDS encoding serine/threonine protein kinase; translation: MKNLPVDYSLLSPDFMLDAIESIGIRVDSGLLELNSYENRVFQFHDEDHQRFVVKFYRPVRWSDEQIQEEHDFSLQLKSADIDVVAPLQFDGRSLFIYQGYRLAIFPSAGGRPIEVDNLDALESVGRNLGRVHQLASQQSFLYRPTLSIAEFVQAPKQILQQNSFIPKRLETAFFDVYDALEKEITLQYKPDDTQLIRLHGDLHAGNILWRDKVTLLDFDDCRQGPAVQDLWMMLHGERHEQLLQLEVMLEGYEEFCSFDAKQLQLIEPLRGMRMMNYMGWIAKRWDDPAFKRHFAWFTDEEYWQQQVKFLHEQIDNIQKPPLSLIPNY
- the ccoG gene encoding cytochrome c oxidase accessory protein CcoG; the encoded protein is MSEERINIKDITPKVKPKYTNVGPDNHIYVRKMSGVFQRLRKYMGWFFMVLFFALPLFQWNGHQAILLNILEQRIHIFALTIFPQDLMLLALLLIVGAFALFFVTAYLGRVWCGFMCPQTIWTFIFIWFEEKIEGSANKRLKLNQGPVTVDKVKKKVLKHTAWLSFSVITGLAFMAYFVPIFDLYIEFFTLQASSTVYFWVLFFAFCTYGNAGWMRSIMCIHMCPYSRFQSAMFDTDTLIVGYDFNRGEARGPRSRKVDHKAQGLGDCIDCNLCVQVCPAGIDIRDGLQYECINCGACIDACDQTMERMNYPKGLIRYTSENDLNNKPHQKSRFKLVGYGIVMTLMTVMFAMRVMSISPVQMDIIRDRNALYSENSDGNIENTYTLKIINKTSFTQKYSLSVTDVPDHEWFGPREIEVLPGELLVQPVSLAIDPFDLNQPVIKINFVITELGNEHYVFTQQSRFISQL